A window of Desulfobulbus oralis genomic DNA:
ACCGCCGCACCCAGGGTCATGGCCAGGATGAAGGCCAGGCTCTGGGCGCGCATCTTCCGGTCCAGCACCAGGGGCCACTGCTCCGTCAGGCCGCGTTCGACCAGGCTGTCGTAGGCCAGGGCCTCGTCGCTGCCGCTGCTCATGGCCTCGGCCAGTCCGCCCAGGATGCAGTTCAGGAGAAAGAACCAGAAGACCAGGGGACTGCCGGCCGGGGCCAGCGCCGGCAGCAGCATGGCCAGGGCAAGCAGCGCCGAGGCCATGACCAACAGACGCTTCCGGCCCCAGAGATCGGCCAGGGCGCCGGAGGGCACCTCGGCCAGCACAATGGCAAAGGCCCAGGCTGTGTTCAACAGGGCAAATTGCTCCAGACTCAAGCCGAAGTCCAGAAAGAGCACGGTAAAGACCGGATAGTAGAAGCGTGCGTTGAAGAGTGCCCGGAAGAGGAGAAAGCGCCGGATATTGGGCAGCAGGAGGGCAGAGGATGGCGCTATGCTCATGGATTCGGCACACAGAAAAAGCCGGAGCAGACAGATGCCGCTCCGGCTTTGGGGCGAGTCGGAAGGTCTCCTTTTATTGCTTTTTCGCAGGATTGGCTTCCGCCTTGCCGACAGCGGCCTTGGCATCCGCCTTGTCCGCTTCGGCCTTGCCCTCGGGCTGGGGCTGCACAATATCCAGCAACTCGACCTGGAAGATGATCAGAGAGCCCGGACCAATGGCCGGCGGCGCGCCCTGATCGCCATAGGCCAGATCCGGGGGCAGATAGATTTCGTAGGTCGAACCCACCGGCATGAGCTGGACGCCTTCCCGCCAGCCGGGAATGACCTGCTTGACCTGAAATTCCGCCGGTTCGTTGCGCTTGTAGGAACTGTCGAATTCCTTGCCGTCAAGGGTGCGGCCCTTGTAGTGCACCCGGACCGTGTCTTCCGCCAGGGGTTTGGGGCCCTTGCCTTCCTTGATGACCTTGTACTGCAGACCGGAGACCGTGGTTTTGACGCCTGCCTTGCCCTTGTTGGCGGCCAGGAACTCGTCGGCAGCCTTCCTGTTGGCCACATTCATGGCCACGGTTTTCTGAATCTGCTTTTCATACTGGCGCTTGGCGAAGTCCTGCTGAATCTTTTGGGCCTCTTCCTCGCTGATGAGCGGCTTGGCGCCGTCGTAGCTGTCCTCTATGCCCCGATGGATCAGGGACAGATCAAATTTCTCGTCCATCTCCTTGAAGTATTTGCCCAAAGACAGCCCCAGGGCGTAGCTGTACTGCTGCACCTCTGTCTGCAGTTCCTTGCTGGCAACGGCGGTTGCGGCGGGCTTGTCCTGCCCGGCCGCTTTGTCCTGGGCGGCAGCCGTGGTCTTCGCGGCGGCTGTTTCCGCTCCGCCGACCGCCTTCGTCGTCTCTCCGGCGGCAAAGGCCAGACCTGTGGTGAGCAACATGCCCAGTGCAAGCGGTACATACTTTTTCATCTGTTCCTGCTCCTTTTTTGATGGCAACTATGAAAACGCCGAAGCCTGCCCTGCGGCTCGCCTGCGTTTCGTCTGTACATTTATCCGGGGCAGCCCGGAGTCGAAACTGCCCTTTCTTTACAAGGATCGCCTTTTTTTTGCAAGCCACACTTAGTAGGTGCGCCGGTCGATGACCCGCCTGGCCTTGCCTTCGGAGCGTTCCAGCGAGCGTTCTTCCACCAGTCTGACCTCGACATTGATGCCCAGTTCGGAATTCAGGCGGCGCTTGATATGATCCACAGTCGCCTTCTGCTGCCTCATCTGGTCGGAAAGCAGGGCATCTGTCGCCTCGACCAGCACGGTCGCCCTGTCGCTGTGATGTTCCCGCTCGACAATGATCTGGTAATGGGGCTCCGTACCCTCCACCTCGAAGAGCACCTTTTCGATCTGCATGGGAAAGACATTGACGCCCTTGATGATGAGCATGTCGTCGGAGCGGCCCAGAACGCGCTCCATGCGCCTGAAAGTGCGGCCGCAGGGGCACTCGCCCGGAAGAATGCGGCTCAGGTCCCGGGTGCGGTAACGGATGACCGGGAAGGCTTCCCGGGTCAGCGGCGTGACGACCAGCTCGCCCACCTCGCCCTCCGGAACCGGGTCCAGGGTCACCGGATCCAGCACCTCGACGAGGAAATGATCCTCGTTGATGTGCAGGCCGTTGCATTCCAGACACTCGCCGGAGAGCCCCGGCCCCATGACCTCGGAGAGGCCGTAGTTGTCGGTGGCCACAATGCCCAGTTTCTCGTGAATTTCCCTGCGCATGCCCTCGCTCCAGGGTTCGCCGCCAAAGAGCCCGTAGCGCAGCGAAAGTTCGCTTTTGTCCATGCCCATATCCCGCATGGCGTCGGCCAGAATGAGCGAATAGGAGGGGGTGCAGACCAGGGCCGTGCTCTTGAAATCCCGCATGATCTGGAGCTGACGGCGGGTATTGCCGGAAGATATGGGAATGACCGAGGCGCCGACCGCCTCGCAGCCGTAGTGCAGACCGAAACCGCCGGTGAAGAGCCCGTAGCCGAAGGCGATCTGCACCACATCGTTGGCGCTCACGCCGGCCGCCGTGATGATGCGCGCCAGGAGATTGGCCCAGGTGCCCAGATCCTTCCTGGTATAGCCGACCACCGTGGCCTGGCCTGTGGTGCCGGAGGAGGAATGGATGCGCACCACCTCTTTCAGGGGCACGGCAAACAGTCCGTAGGGGTAGTTGTCGCGCAGATCCTGCTTGACGGTGAAGGGCAGGCGGCGTATGTCGTCAAGACTTTTGATGTCTTTCGGATCAATATGCATCTCGGCAAATTGCCGCCGGTAAAAAGGCACCTTGCCCGCCACCCGCGCCACAGTTTCCTGCAAACGCTCCAGTTGCAGCTCTTGCAGCCTGTCTCTTTGAATGCACTCCTTGTCAGGATCCCAGATCATGTCTTGCCTCATGCGCAGGTTTGCAGGGTACGGAAAAACCGGCCCGCCGCCGTCGGGCCGGTCTGGTCATACCGTGGATTTCCGGATCAGCGTTTCGGATGATTGGCAGCGGCGTCCCGCACACAGGCGTCAACCTTGTTGCGGTCATTGCCCCAGCGTTTGGTGCAGTCGGAAACGATGTCTTTCCGGGGTTGACCGTTATGCGGCCGCATGTCCTGCTCCTTTCCGTCCGGTGCAGGCTGCCCCGGAGACGGAGCGACGCTCCCAGGCTGTCCGTTGTCACCCTGCACGCAGCGCTCGAAGGCCGCACGGTCCTTGTGCCAGAGCGGACGGCAGTCCTTATGATGCGGAGCCGCCACCGCACTCTGGGCGGCAAGCAGAAAAAAACCGGCCAGCACGACTAAAGGCATCTTGTGCATCTCGTTCTCCTTTCTGTATGTTTTTTCATGATGCTCGCATGGCGCCCCGTCTCCACCCGAAGCCGAGGAATCTGCGCCTCAGACCGCGCAGATTTCCCCGGTGGAAACCAGGGCAAAGCCCTGTTCCTGCAAGAGGGCCACGGCCCTGTCCATCTCGTCAAAACGGAAGATCATAACCGCGCTGCCGTCGGCCCGGTGCGCGTAGGCGTACATATATTCCACGTTGAAGCCGCCGCCGCTCACAGCCTCGAGTACGCTGGCCAGCCCGCCGACCCGATCCGGCACGGCCACGGCGACCACCTTGGTCCTGTTGACCGGGAAGCCGCGCTTTTTCAGCACTTCCCTGGCCAGTTCCACCTTGTCCACAATCAGGCGCAGGATGCCGAAGTCCGCGGTGTCAGCCACGGAAAGGGCCCGGATATTGATGTTGTTTTGCGCCAGGACGGCTGTGATTTCGGCCAGGCGGCCCGACTTGTTTTCCAGAAAAACGGCAAGTTGTTCAACCAGCATGGCAGTCCCCCAAACAGTGATGCTTTGTCGATGTCGGCCGCGCTTTACGCACGGGCCGCAGCCCGGCCGGCGAGAAAGGCCTTCTTGTTGACCTCGCGGAAGGCCGGCTTCATGGTGCGCTCGATCACATCAAGAAAAATATCTTCTCCCAGCTCCAGAAAGATCGACAGCGCGCCCACCATGGCCACGTTGACGCTTTTCAGCTCGCCCACCTGCCGGGCCACGGCAAAGGCGTCCACAGGAGTCACCCTGAGGCCTGCGGACGACAGTTCGTTCAAAATGTTTTCCGGGTACCGGCTTTGGCCCAGGGCCACGGATGGCGGCGGGATCTTCTGGGTGTTGACCACCGCCACACTGCCCCGATGCAAAAAGGGCAGGTAGCGGGCGGCCTCCATCATTTCAAAGGCGACCAGAATATCGGCCTTTCCCGGCTCGATCAGCGGAGAGTACACCTTTTTGCCATAGCGCAGGTGGGCCTCCACCGAGCCGCCCCGCTGGGCCATGCCGTGCACTTCGCTCTTCTTGGCGTCGAAGCCCGCCGCCAGAACCGCCTGGGCGGTGAGTTCGCTGGCGAGCAGGATACCCTGACCGCCGACTCCGGAAAAGAGGATGTTGCCGCCCCTGTTCATGCCCTGCCCTCCCTGAGGATGATGGCCCCGAATCTGCAAACCGACGCACACTGGCCGCAACCGTTGCACTGCACCGTGTTGATGCAGGCAAAGCCCTTCTGCTGTTCCCTGTAGCCCCTGGCTTTGGCCTCTGCAGGCTGAAGCGGCGTCCAACTGATGGCCGGGCAGTTCATCTGCACGCAGAGGCCGCAGCCGCTGCACTTCTCGGTTTGGGTCAAGTAAAGCGGCTTTTTTCTCCTGCGTTCTTCCGGCAGCAGCACGCAGGGCGCCCGGCTGATGACAACCGAGAGGTCCGAAGAGTCGATTTCCGCCTTCAGCGTCCTGCTGGTCTCCGGCACATTGTGCGGATCGACCACAACCACGCGGCCAACGCCCATGGCAGCACAGAGCTTTTCCAGATCGAGCGCCGGGGCGGCCGCGCCCTTGATGCTCTTGCCGTTTGCCGGGTTGTTCTGGTGCCCGGTCATGGCGGTGGTGCGGTTGTCCAGAATAATGATGGTGTGGTTCGCGCGGTTGTAGACCGCGTTCAGCAGACCGGTGAGACCGGAGTGCATGAAGGTGGAATCGCCCAGAACGGACACCAGCCTGTCCTGCCCCGCCGCGCCCAGGGCCTTGCCCATGCCGTGGGCCACGGTGATGGAGGCGCCCATGCAGACGCAGGCGTCCATGGCGGCCAGGGGCGGCAGCGCCCCCAGGGTATAGCAGCCGATGTCGCCCGAGACGAACACCTCCCGCATGCGCGAGAGAACGAAGAAAATGCCCCGGTGCGGGCAGCCGGCGCAGAGATTCGGCGGCCGTGGCGGCAGCTCCGGAGCCGGGAAGACTGCGACGACCTCCTCCGGCACCAGCGCCTTGCGCACGAGGTAGGGGTTCAGCTCGCCGATAGCCGGAATGACATCCTTGCCGTGGCAGGGGATGCCCATGGCCCTGATGTGCAGTTCCAGAAAGGGATCCAGCTCCTCGACCACAACGAGTTCGTCCACCGTGGCGGCAAAGGCGCGGATTTTCCGCTCCGGCAGCGGCCAGACCATGCCCAGCTTCAGCACCGGCGCATCCGGAAAGGCCTCCTTGACATAGTTGTACGACACGCCGGCACAGACAAAGCCACGTTTGCCCTGGCCCGGTTCAATGCGGTTTTCCGGCAGGCTCTCGGCCAGGGCCAGGAGTCTCGGCCATTTTTCCGCCATGACCTGACGTCGTTTCATGGCCCGTGCGGGCAGCATCACCTGCTTGACCGGGTCTTTCTCCAGAACCGGTTCCGGAACAGGCGCCCGCTGGCCCGGCATGACCACGCCTTTCACGTGGGCAAGCCGGGCGGTGGTGCGGAACAACACCGGCGCGTCCGCCTCCTCGCTGATTCTGTAGGCAGTGGCCATCATGGCCCGCGCTTCGGCCGGGTCGGAGGGCTCCAGCATGGGCAGCTTGGCGGCAAAGGCGTAGTTGCGGTTGTCCTGCTCGTTTTGTGAGCTGTGCATCTGCGGATCGTCCGCGGTCACGATGACCAGTCCGCCCCGAACGCCGGTATAGGCGGCGGTGAAGAGCGGATCCGCAGCCACATTCAGGCCCACGTGCTTCATGGTGGCCAGGGCCCGCGCGCCGGCAAAGGAGGCCCCGATCGCCACCTCCAGACCCACCTTTTCATTGGGCGCCCATTCGGTGTACACACCTTCATAGGCGGACAGGTTTTCCATGATTTCCGTGGAGGGCGTGCCCGGATAGCCGGAACCGACCCGCACCCCGGCCTCCCACGCACCCAGCGCTATGGCCTCGTTGCCGGAAAGCCAGAGTTTTTCCTGTTGTGCCATTTCGTGTGCTCCTTTTGGGATTATGTACGCCTCAGTGGGCCGCCGCTCCTGTCCCGTCCTGGGCAACGGGCACCCACAACGCGTGGAATTCAGCCTGTTCCTTGCCGACGGTGCAGGCGCTTGCCATGACTTCGGTGGATTGCATCAGTTTGATGAGCTCCCGCGACAAAACGCTTTCCCGACCCGTAGTACTGGTCAGCATCGTCAGCAGCGGCTGGGACTTTGCCGCCAGCTTCGCCGGCCTGAAGACAACGGCCGCGTTGTTGGCCCTAGTCAGGTCCGCGCTCATCTCCGTGCCCAGGATCGTCATCAGTTCCTGGGGCAGCGTCCCGGTCCGGCCGCTTTTGGCCAGCAGCGGCTGCACGGTTTTTTGCATGGCGCCCAGGACGAGCATGTGGTCATCCACGCCCAGGGACGGAACCAGGCCGACCTCATTCATGACGGGCCAGGTGTAGAGCCGGGCCTGATCCACTTGCTGCTGTGTGCCGGCAATGCCATAGGGAGCGACAATCTGGTTGACGCTCCCAGCCAGTTTCTCCACATTCGCCCGGTTGCGCACATTGGCAAAAATCGCCACATCAGGCATGGGGGAGACCTTGGTCTGGACGATGTCGTTCAGCACCAGTCCGTAGCGTGGCCCAAAGGACGATGCGGCTTCCTCGGGCGGTATGCCCAGAACGCCCTGCACCTGGGTCTGGAATTTTGCATAGTCCTCCGGATCTTCTTCGGCGACCAGCTTGAGCAGATTTTCCGGGGTCCAGGAGGTGATCCAGTAGAAAAGCAGACTCTGCTCGCCCAAAAAGGACAGGGGGCTGCTGTCGCTGGCAAGGCTGATGTCGACCGAGTTTCTGACCAGCTCGTGCAGCGCGTCGTAGCGGGTTCTGATACGGCTTTTGCTTTCCAACCCCTTGGCGCTTTTGAACGCGACGTCGTAGGCGTAGTCAATGCCGCTTGCGTAAGTGGCCAGTTTCTCGAAGTCCTGTCGCTTTTTCTCCCCACCTGTCAGCGCGTCGAGCTGCGGCAGCAGGGCGGCCATGCCCGCAATATTGTAATAGGAGGTGCTCATGGGCGCGGCCGCCGACTCCTTCTGCCAGAAGGCCACCGCCTCCCTGTACCCGCTCTGCGCCTGGAGATTGGCCCCGCCCTTTTTGGCCTTCACACCGGCCAGCACCGGGGCCTTGTCCTGCGCCAGGAGCAGCACATTGCCTTCGCTGTAGCCGTAAAAGGTGTTCGTGCGGCCGGAGCTGTCTGTTACCTGTATGCGGTTCAGCTCCAGGCCCTCGACCGTTTCCTTCTCAATGGTGACACCCTTGACCAGATTGCCCAGCAGGGAGGCCAGCGAAGCGCCCTGGGTGGTGGCATAGGTCGCCACGCTACGCTGCAGGGCCAGTTTCGGGTTGTCCCGGAGCAGGGCCATATCCGGCGGCAGCAATACCACGGTCAGGTCGTCGCCAAAAACGGCGCGGAAAGCCGGATGATCGAGGGTCTGGGCGATACCGTCGAAAAGCTGGTCATAGTCCTTTCGCATGGCATCGGCCTTGAGATCGTCCAGAATGGCGTGCATGGTGTCCTTGGCGAAAAAATGCCCCAGAGGGGTGGCGGCAAAGCCGTCCGCCATCTGATCCAGGTGGTTCAATGTGACCAGCGCCAGCGCATTTTCGGGCACAAAGCTGGCCACCGCTTCAGAGGTACCAGTATCCCTCCCGCCGCGGGTGAAGAACAGTGCGCCCGCGACAAGCAGTGCCGCCAGGGCCACGACGAGCAAGATTCCCTTTTTTTTCATGCATCCTCCTTTCGGGGTGGGTAGTCCCTTTCCCCTGTTGTTTTTTTGGTTTCGGGACAGTCTCCTGACCGCCCCAAACTCGCAGTCGCGTGAATGTAGCCCCTTTGCCGGGCCACTTCAAGCAGATATCGTTGTCCTGGTTTCGGTCCGGCGCGCGCGTTCAGTCCTGCGGCTCATAATGGAAACGAGCCGCCGCTAGCCGCATGTGCCCTGGGGCGGACTCCATGACCGTGCCGTTGATGATGCCGCCAAAGATGCTGCTGGGCAGGGTGTCGTCGGTGCCGGCATAGTATGGCAGCCAGCACACCTGTGATCATGATGGAGAACAGCGGGTACAGGACGGCAGCGTTTGAAAATGAAGCGGAAGCCAATGCAGAAGGGCGCCACGTTCAGGGCTGCGTTTGACCACGGTACGGCAGGTCAAGGCCCCCGACTGTCCCGGCAGGACGCAGAATCAGGATGGCCAGCCCCATGTCGCCGCCCGGGTACAGCCCGCCGCCTGCACCAGGGCATTGATGTGGACGGCCACCAGCGCCTAGGCCGGGCAGATGCGCTTCCCGTCTTTCAGCCGGGGCATGCCTTTTTGTCCACGCCCATAGGAGCCGACCTCCCCGGACCCTTTTGTAGCGGGGTGCCGCAGCGGGCTTTGTAACCCGGCCTCTTTCGCCGCAAAGCGACCCCTTTGTCAGGGGCAATGCCCTGCCGGCCGGGACCGCCGCCTCGACCAGGAGCGGTCCCGCCCCCTGGCTTCGTGCATATGGCATGTCTGATCGGCTGTTTGCATGCGTCAGGGCTATTTTGTGCCGAAAATGCGGTCTCCGGCGTCGCCCAGGCCTGGAATGATGTAGCCGTTCTCGTTGAGACGCTCGTCAATGGCGGCGGTATAGATGGCCACATCCGGGTGCTCGGCCTCGATCCTGGCGATGCCCTCGGGCGCGCAGACCAGATTGAGACTGCAGATCTGACGGCAGCCATGCGCTTTCAATAGCCCGATGGCGGCGCTCAACGTACCGCCGGTGGCCAGCATAGGGTCCAGGATGATGGCGAGACGCTGTTCCAGACCCTTGGCCAGCTTCACGTAATATTCCACTGGCTCCAGGGTGGCCTCATTGCGGTACAGGCCCACCACGCTGATTTTGGCGCCGGGAATCATGTCCAGCACACCGTCCATGAGGCCCAGGCCGGCCCTCAGGATGGGCACCACAGTCACCTTTTTGCCGGAAATGGCTTCCACCGCCACCGGCCCGGCCCAGCCCCGCACGGTGTGCTTTTCGGTGCGGAAGTTCTTGGTGGCTTCATAAATCAGGAGGCGGGCCAGCTCATTGGCCACGGTGCGGAATTCGTGGGTGGCAGTGGACGCCATACGCAGGATGCCCAGCTTATGGCGCACAAGAGGATGATCGACCACACAGACAGCCATGACGCCCCTCCCGGGAAAGGATGCAGAGAATATAATGGTTTGTTTTTACTGCCATTATTGATTCGTTAACCTATCAGCCCGTTGCAAGACTATATTTCAGGTTCCATGCTCCAGGAATTGCAAATTCCAGGTAACGCAGAAGCAGTGAGTTGCTCCTCTGCCTTGCGAAGTTTTCAACGGGTTCTTATCAGGGCATAACGAAGATCCTGATACTGCCGATCTGTCAGCTTGCGTACTTTGATAGCCATGGCTCATCTCCTGTTTTTGGTTGGCACATGTTTGACCCGTTCAATATAGCAACTGTTATTAAAATAAAATGGATGCTTTGATTCCTTATCGCTTCTTATATTAAAAATTCCAAGTTCTCCTACATAACGCCGCATGGTAAATGCTCTGTTTTTATACAAAAACAGTTCATGAGGATCACTACTCGCTGTGAAATCTTTATCATAATCTCCTGGAGAGATTCCATCAATTTCATTCTTGTCAGGATAGTATATTACAGTATACCAGTTTTTCCCTACATTTTTCATGTATCCTTTTCGCTCATACGCCACATTATCAAGGCAGGATTCTATCTTCATATTATCCGAATATATAAAACATTTTTCGTTTTCCTCGCAAATTTTTTCATTATCGACAAAAAGCGAGTAAGATAACACAGTGATTAAAGGTCCATCCTGTTCAAATTTAACGCTAGTCTTGCGCAAACTCGGGCGAAACAGATATCTCTTCTTAATGTTACTACCAACCTGTCCCCATGAATAACCATTATTCATATCACGAACATATTGCTCCTGCCACTTCACAAAAGAATCTTCTTTTATGAGGGGATACCTGTCACCCAGCCCACCAAAGAGCTCACGCTCAATAGCATAGACCAGCTCCCAATGATCTTCAATCTTCAGCTCTTCCCAGTCCGGCTCGCTGAACTGGGTCATGCTCGGATGAAATTTCAGCTCGCAATTGAACGAGGCATCGCTCTGCTGCAGTAAATCCAGATTCTTCACCATGTCCCGGCACACATTCCAGCCTGTCGGTTTCAACCCGAACCTGCCCTGCCCCAGATAAATCTGCGAGCCCTCCCTGTGCACCGCACGCTGGGTAGCTTTGGCCTGCTTCTCCCCGGCCTGCGCCATGGGTGGCAAAGCCAGAGCGCAACACAGCACCAGCAGCAGAAGAGCGAAAAGAGCCCAGCCCGGACATCTACCCGCCGCAGGCCTGGCTGGCAGCCGGGCCAGGGCAGGCTCTGTGCCCGGGCCATTCCGGAAAAAGGATGGAGAAGACGGAGAAAAAGGAAGGTACAAACCGGAAGGAACACAGAGCGACATGGCATCCCTCACAAAGTATGTTAGAGGAATCTTAAGCTATCGCCAGTATAGCTCCCCCTGCTGCCCACTGGCAAGCCCTGATGTATAACAGCCCGTTGAAAAGATCGCAGCAATGCGCTTTGCGAGTAAAATTTCGAATGGATTCGACTTCAAGATTAAATCCTATGCCAATAGTAATGATTGGTGGAGTGTGGGTATCAAAATACGGTGTTTGACTTGAATTACCGAATAGTATAACTCAGGATTTTTGGCATGATATTATTCATGTTTTTCCTCCTTTATTATCTTGATGTCCTTTTGCAGGGGTCTGAAAATCTCACATATAGATTGCGAGGCATAGTTACCAAAATCATTTTTGCTTATCCTGTAAATTGAACTTCCTAATCCAGCTTTTACCCCCTCTGCAAGATAAGCCCGATTATTATGCAGCAACAAGCTGAGTGGATGCTCTGAGCCTACACCCAAAATCTGAAGTTTGTTCGGTATGAACATGGACAATATCGGTTCAATTTTTTCAAACCAATCTTTTTCTTCAGAATGATACACGACCATATGCTCACCACCAGCAAGATAATCACTCCAAATTCCCTTATGTTTTTCACTTGCAGTTTTTATGCAATGCCCAACTTTTTTATGTTCCTCTCTGGAGTAAAGAACGATATCATTACCAAAAAGGTAAATGCATTTTCTAACATCCAAACACCTTTTTTCATAGTCGGTATACAGGGTATAAGCCAAGACTGTCTCCATCGGGCCATTCTGGGAAAAACGAACCTGCGTTTTGCGCAGACGGGGAACAAAGGCAAAACATTTCCCTTTCTCGGACTCTGCGACGCCAATTCCCATGGCTTCATAGCAGCCGCTTTGCCAGTCCTGCTTATAGCGAACAATCCATTCTTCAAAAGGCAACCTTGAACGGGCTATGTTGTCAGAAAGTATCTCTCGCTCAATGTTGTAGACCAGCTCCCAATGATCCTCAATCTTCAGCTCTTCCCAGTCCGGCTCGCTGAACTGGGTCATGCTCGGGTGAAATTTCAGCTCGCAACTGAACGAGGCATCGCTCTGCTGCAGCAAATCCAGATTCTTCACCATGTCGCGGCACACAGTCCAGCCCCTATCATTTTTCAGCTTGTGCACCGCACGCTGGGTAGCTTTGGCCTGCTTTTCCCCGGCCTGCA
This region includes:
- a CDS encoding phenylacetate--CoA ligase family protein, translated to MIWDPDKECIQRDRLQELQLERLQETVARVAGKVPFYRRQFAEMHIDPKDIKSLDDIRRLPFTVKQDLRDNYPYGLFAVPLKEVVRIHSSSGTTGQATVVGYTRKDLGTWANLLARIITAAGVSANDVVQIAFGYGLFTGGFGLHYGCEAVGASVIPISSGNTRRQLQIMRDFKSTALVCTPSYSLILADAMRDMGMDKSELSLRYGLFGGEPWSEGMRREIHEKLGIVATDNYGLSEVMGPGLSGECLECNGLHINEDHFLVEVLDPVTLDPVPEGEVGELVVTPLTREAFPVIRYRTRDLSRILPGECPCGRTFRRMERVLGRSDDMLIIKGVNVFPMQIEKVLFEVEGTEPHYQIIVEREHHSDRATVLVEATDALLSDQMRQQKATVDHIKRRLNSELGINVEVRLVEERSLERSEGKARRVIDRRTY
- the iorA gene encoding indolepyruvate ferredoxin oxidoreductase subunit alpha encodes the protein MAQQEKLWLSGNEAIALGAWEAGVRVGSGYPGTPSTEIMENLSAYEGVYTEWAPNEKVGLEVAIGASFAGARALATMKHVGLNVAADPLFTAAYTGVRGGLVIVTADDPQMHSSQNEQDNRNYAFAAKLPMLEPSDPAEARAMMATAYRISEEADAPVLFRTTARLAHVKGVVMPGQRAPVPEPVLEKDPVKQVMLPARAMKRRQVMAEKWPRLLALAESLPENRIEPGQGKRGFVCAGVSYNYVKEAFPDAPVLKLGMVWPLPERKIRAFAATVDELVVVEELDPFLELHIRAMGIPCHGKDVIPAIGELNPYLVRKALVPEEVVAVFPAPELPPRPPNLCAGCPHRGIFFVLSRMREVFVSGDIGCYTLGALPPLAAMDACVCMGASITVAHGMGKALGAAGQDRLVSVLGDSTFMHSGLTGLLNAVYNRANHTIIILDNRTTAMTGHQNNPANGKSIKGAAAPALDLEKLCAAMGVGRVVVVDPHNVPETSRTLKAEIDSSDLSVVISRAPCVLLPEERRRKKPLYLTQTEKCSGCGLCVQMNCPAISWTPLQPAEAKARGYREQQKGFACINTVQCNGCGQCASVCRFGAIILREGRA
- a CDS encoding ACT domain-containing protein, which translates into the protein MLVEQLAVFLENKSGRLAEITAVLAQNNINIRALSVADTADFGILRLIVDKVELAREVLKKRGFPVNRTKVVAVAVPDRVGGLASVLEAVSGGGFNVEYMYAYAHRADGSAVMIFRFDEMDRAVALLQEQGFALVSTGEICAV
- a CDS encoding indolepyruvate oxidoreductase subunit beta, whose translation is MNRGGNILFSGVGGQGILLASELTAQAVLAAGFDAKKSEVHGMAQRGGSVEAHLRYGKKVYSPLIEPGKADILVAFEMMEAARYLPFLHRGSVAVVNTQKIPPPSVALGQSRYPENILNELSSAGLRVTPVDAFAVARQVGELKSVNVAMVGALSIFLELGEDIFLDVIERTMKPAFREVNKKAFLAGRAAARA
- a CDS encoding FKBP-type peptidyl-prolyl cis-trans isomerase → MKKYVPLALGMLLTTGLAFAAGETTKAVGGAETAAAKTTAAAQDKAAGQDKPAATAVASKELQTEVQQYSYALGLSLGKYFKEMDEKFDLSLIHRGIEDSYDGAKPLISEEEAQKIQQDFAKRQYEKQIQKTVAMNVANRKAADEFLAANKGKAGVKTTVSGLQYKVIKEGKGPKPLAEDTVRVHYKGRTLDGKEFDSSYKRNEPAEFQVKQVIPGWREGVQLMPVGSTYEIYLPPDLAYGDQGAPPAIGPGSLIIFQVELLDIVQPQPEGKAEADKADAKAAVGKAEANPAKKQ
- the upp gene encoding uracil phosphoribosyltransferase, translated to MAVCVVDHPLVRHKLGILRMASTATHEFRTVANELARLLIYEATKNFRTEKHTVRGWAGPVAVEAISGKKVTVVPILRAGLGLMDGVLDMIPGAKISVVGLYRNEATLEPVEYYVKLAKGLEQRLAIILDPMLATGGTLSAAIGLLKAHGCRQICSLNLVCAPEGIARIEAEHPDVAIYTAAIDERLNENGYIIPGLGDAGDRIFGTK